GGTGCGACTTGGTAGATGGGTGTCGCTGGGTGGGGTGTGGCAGGATTTGAATCGCCAGGGTGGCAGAGTCGGCGCGGGTGCGGCGTTTCGCCCTTTTGGTCCGCGGCTCACGGTTTTTAGCGAAACTTATTTTAATCCATTTCAGCCTTTTGCCGGGCTTGAAATTGAACCTGTTTCTGGCTTGAAGTTTGGGGGCAGGGCAAAACTGGGAAAAGGGGACGATTTTGCCTTCGTTGCCGGGTTAACGGTAAGTCTGGGCAGATTGGGTGTTGGGGTTTTAGGGGCACCGAAACCGCGGCAAGTTGCCGGTCTGGTGCGCATCAGCCAGGATTTGTACCGGTCGATTTTACCCCCCAAGAAGCGCTTTCTTGAGTTGCGGTTGAGCGAACCGGTTGTTGACCAGAAGCCGGGTTTCAGTTTGATGGGGCAAACAAAGGTCCGTACCACCTATTCGTTGCTTGAGTTGCTGCAGCGGGCAAAAAAGGACCGTGCCCTCACCGGAATTTTTTTGAGGCTGGAGAACGAAAATATCAGTTTTGCCCAGGCTCAGGAGTTGCGTCAGGCGTTAGCTGAATTTCAGACTGAAGGTAAAAAAGTTTGGATTTATGCTCCTTCACTGGGGATGATTGGTTATTACCTTGCTTCTGGCGCTGATAAGGTGATTGTTCATCCGATGGGTGATGTGGTGATACCCGGGGTTTCCGTTCAGACGCAGTTTATCAAGGGTGCGCTGGACAAGTTGGGAATCAAGACCGAGACCTATCGCTATGGTAAGTATAAGAGTGCGGTTGAGATGTTCACCGAGGAGACGCTTTCAATCTCCAACCGGGAGCAGTTGCAGGCGCTGGTTGATGGAATTTACGAGGACTTTATTCAAATGGTAAGTACGGGCAGAAATCTGGATACCACAACAATGGAGAGTTTGGTAGGGCGGGCGCTTTTCCGTGCTGATGAGGCAAAGGCAGTCGGATTGGTTGACACCCTGTGTTATGAGGATGAACTGGATTCACTGATCCGGCGTGAGTTCAAAGGTGGGCAGAAGATTGACGAGAAGGGTTTACAACGGGCAGAGGTGGTTTCGGACCGCTGGGATGAGCCGGCACGGATTGCGGTGATATACGTTACCGGAAGTATTGTTCAAGGTGAATCGGGCACAGATTTCCTAACCGGTGAGCAGCGGGTTGGTTCGACAACACTCTGTCGGGCGATTAAACAGGCGGGAAAGGATAAGAGGGTGAAGGGGATTGTTCTCCGGGTTGATTCGCCCGGCGGCGATGGTTTTGCGTCGGATTTAATCTGGCGGGAACTGGAGCTGGTAAAAAAGAAAAAACCGGTCGTGGTTTCAATGGGAACGCTGGCGGCGTCTGGTGGGTACTACATCTCCTGCAATGCGGACAAGATTTTTGCCCTTCCCGGGTCAATAACCGGTTCAATCGGCGTGTTCAGTCTTCGGTTGATAACAGAAGGTTTATACAACAAACTTGGTATCAGAAGGCAGACGGTTAAGAGGGGGGAACATGCTGACCTGCTTTCTGATTTCCGCGAGGCAACGCCCGAGGAAGATTCGATTTTGCAGAGTCAGATTGACTGGTTTTATCAACAGTTTATCAACAAGGTGGCAAAGGGCAGGGGGTTGACACTGGCAGGCGTGGACTCCGTGGCACAGGGCAGGGTCTGGCTGGCAAAAGATGCCAAGAGATTCGGGCTGGTGGATTCACTTGGTGGTCTGATGCAGGCGATAGAGTTCTGCCGCGAAAAAGCCAATCTGGGTACGGATTATCGTCTTGAGTTCTATCCGAAAAGGAAGCCCGGGCTGGGTTCATTTTTAGAAGAGAGGTTTAGCGAGTTGTTGTTTGACTATATCAGAAGATGAAAGTTAGGAAAAAGTCAGCTAAGATGAGTTCGAAAAAACGGTCCGGTTTCAGGGTTGTCTGTCGGTGTGAGGAGGTTACCGAAGATGAGGTTCGAGCGGTGATTCGTAATGGGTACCATTCACTAGAAGAGATAAAGAGGATTTTACGAACCGGGATGGGTCATTGCGGCGGCAGAGGGTGTTTGAAGGTTATCGCCCGCTTGATTGAAGAGGAGACCGGAATTCCGATTGCTCTTCAGAAGTTTCCCAGTTCGCGCCCTCCTTTGAAACCAATTCCATTAGGCCAACTTGGTTCATACAGGAATGAGCAAGAAGAGCGCTGATGCGATTGTAATTGGTGGTGGAATTATCGGTGCCGCCACCGGTTATTATCTTGCGAAGCGAGGGCTAAAAGTTTTCATTCTTGAGCGCAAGTTTCCCTGCGCCGGTTCAACAGGCCGGTGTATTGGTGGTATCAGGGCACAGTTTACCCACGATTTGACAATTCGGGTGATGCTGAAAAGTATTAAGATGTTTCAAGAACTGCATGAGGAGCTTGGGACCGATGTTGAGTGGTATGCAGGTGGGTATCTGTTTCTCGCCTTTGATGAAGCCCGTAAGAAATCATTTGAGCAAGCCATAGAAATACAAAGAAGATATGGGCTTAAAGTCGATTTCATTTCAGCTGATGATTGTGGTCGAATCGTCCCCGGATTGAATCGAGAAGGATTATTGGGTGGTGCCTGGTGTCCAACGGATGGACAGGCAAATCCATTTAAGGTTACCTATGGCTATCTTGAAGGGGTCAAACGCCTTAATGGCCAGGTTTTCGTTAATGCCGATGTGAAGAAGATTAATCTTTCTGGTACGCGGGTTGTTTCGGTGGAAACGGCGAATGGAGATGAGTTTTTCTCTCCCATTGTGTTGAACGCGGCTGGTCCATGGGCAAGTGAGATTGGCAAACTCGCCGGTATTGAGATTCCGGTGAAACCGGACCGGCATGAGGCGCTGGTTACTGAAGCGATTGAGCGGTGTTTAGAGCCGATGCTGGTTGATTACCGTGCGGACGGGTGTTACTTTGTTCAGCACTACGGAACCGGCCACTTTATTGGTTGTTATACCCCGGTGCCGATTGTTCCGGGAGATAGTGTCGATGCCTCTGATGAGTTCATCACCGAAATGCCACGGCGGATGGTACGGCTCCTTCCCAAACTCGCATCAGTAAAAGTGCTCCGGCATTGGGCAGGTTCTTATGAGATGAGCCCGGATGGTAATCCAATCTGCGGGAAGACGCCGGTAGAGGGTTTTTATGTGTCAGCCGGGATGAGCGGGCACGGTTTTATGTTCGGTCCGGCACTTGGTGAGTTGATGGCAGAATTGATTACCACCGGCGAATCATCAATTGACCTTTCAGAGTTTCGGCTCGACCGGGAGTGGAGCAAAGCCGAAGCGATGAAATAAAACATCCTTTGCCAGCGAACAGGATAATGGGCAACCGGTCGGGATGGGAAGGAGAGTTACAATTTATTGACGGAAGGGTTGCCGACAAATAATATCTTTCAGTGAAAAGAGTTTCAGTGCTTCATCAGTTTCTTGATACAATTGAGGGGAATCGTTTAGTGGAACCGGGAGATCGGATACTGGTCGGAATTTCAGGCGGAGCGGATTCCGTTTGTCTTCTCGACCTTTTCCGAGTGGTGGCAAAGAAGTGGCGGCTTGAACTGTTTGGGGTTCATATCAATCATCAATTGCGGGAGAATGCAGCGCGGGATGAGCGGTTTGTAAAAGAACTCTTGGAGTTATGGGGTATACCGTTAACTTTGGTGCGGGTTAATGTCACGGGCTATGCACGGCGTTACAAATTGGGGGTTGAGGATGCGGCAAGGCAGTTACGGTACAAAAATTATTACCGGGTAGCAAAAAAACTGCGTTGCAACCGGGTGGCGCTGGGGCATAATGCGGATGATAATCTTGAAACGATAATCCTCAATCTGGTTCGCGGGGCTGGTTTGCGAGGACTGTCCGGCATTCCAATACGAA
The nucleotide sequence above comes from candidate division WOR-3 bacterium. Encoded proteins:
- the sppA gene encoding signal peptide peptidase SppA; translation: MIGTIVLTLILTVTPQMPLSIAHTDDGLAIFANPAGLGTERGFEFYYLYDFQPGAFLSNNSFGLRAGPFGFFFEPEPLRYGLALGAKQDNLLAGVRMVRDSITHWDIGAMVRLGRWVSLGGVWQDLNRQGGRVGAGAAFRPFGPRLTVFSETYFNPFQPFAGLEIEPVSGLKFGGRAKLGKGDDFAFVAGLTVSLGRLGVGVLGAPKPRQVAGLVRISQDLYRSILPPKKRFLELRLSEPVVDQKPGFSLMGQTKVRTTYSLLELLQRAKKDRALTGIFLRLENENISFAQAQELRQALAEFQTEGKKVWIYAPSLGMIGYYLASGADKVIVHPMGDVVIPGVSVQTQFIKGALDKLGIKTETYRYGKYKSAVEMFTEETLSISNREQLQALVDGIYEDFIQMVSTGRNLDTTTMESLVGRALFRADEAKAVGLVDTLCYEDELDSLIRREFKGGQKIDEKGLQRAEVVSDRWDEPARIAVIYVTGSIVQGESGTDFLTGEQRVGSTTLCRAIKQAGKDKRVKGIVLRVDSPGGDGFASDLIWRELELVKKKKPVVVSMGTLAASGGYYISCNADKIFALPGSITGSIGVFSLRLITEGLYNKLGIRRQTVKRGEHADLLSDFREATPEEDSILQSQIDWFYQQFINKVAKGRGLTLAGVDSVAQGRVWLAKDAKRFGLVDSLGGLMQAIEFCREKANLGTDYRLEFYPKRKPGLGSFLEERFSELLFDYIRR
- a CDS encoding (2Fe-2S)-binding protein, coding for MSSKKRSGFRVVCRCEEVTEDEVRAVIRNGYHSLEEIKRILRTGMGHCGGRGCLKVIARLIEEETGIPIALQKFPSSRPPLKPIPLGQLGSYRNEQEER
- a CDS encoding FAD-binding oxidoreductase, whose product is MSKKSADAIVIGGGIIGAATGYYLAKRGLKVFILERKFPCAGSTGRCIGGIRAQFTHDLTIRVMLKSIKMFQELHEELGTDVEWYAGGYLFLAFDEARKKSFEQAIEIQRRYGLKVDFISADDCGRIVPGLNREGLLGGAWCPTDGQANPFKVTYGYLEGVKRLNGQVFVNADVKKINLSGTRVVSVETANGDEFFSPIVLNAAGPWASEIGKLAGIEIPVKPDRHEALVTEAIERCLEPMLVDYRADGCYFVQHYGTGHFIGCYTPVPIVPGDSVDASDEFITEMPRRMVRLLPKLASVKVLRHWAGSYEMSPDGNPICGKTPVEGFYVSAGMSGHGFMFGPALGELMAELITTGESSIDLSEFRLDREWSKAEAMK